One window of the Salvia splendens isolate huo1 chromosome 1, SspV2, whole genome shotgun sequence genome contains the following:
- the LOC121743142 gene encoding pentatricopeptide repeat-containing protein At2g27610, with protein MIIRSSCAKNLKHLSKFPCIFRSFNYFHPSSVVVGLENYHGSSEFSRFKNAQNPFDEFRQRDVSYYNHLLFDYSRDGLNQKALETYAFMNRSGVLADGSSLSCILKASTSLQDYDFGRQLHCHSVKNGFFKDVSVGTSLVDMHIKNGNLDDGKRVFDEIRMKNVVTWTSLLTGYAIKRMTRKVVQVFSLMKSEGVKPNPFTFATVLGALADEGAVGVGAQLHGMTVKNGFDSSREVGNALVSLYSKSGMSREARCVFDGTDCRDAVSWNGMIAGLMMNGFDLDAFGLFYRMRVAGVEFTETTFATALKLCSNLKELGFARQIHCQAVRRGFGSFDNVRTALMACYTKGREMDDAMKMFTLIGAVQSVVSWTAIIGGYMKNGRTLEATDMFLQMRREAVRPNHYTYSTILAALPANSLSQVHAEIIKTNYSNSPSVGTALLNAYIKISKTDDAGKVFRQIEEKDIVAWSAMLVAYAQQDDTEGAVRFYGQLAKEGAWPNEFTFSTIINACATQSAATDQGKQFHASSIKSGYNKTLIVSSALVTMYAKKGDIESANQVFKRQQERDLVSWNSMISGYAQHGYGEKALGVFKEMQKRNLEMDDITFIGVISACTHTGLVSEGEAYFDMMVNKLHISPTMEIYSCVVDLYSRAGMLDKAMALITGMPFPAGATVWRTLLAACRVHRNIEMGKFAAEKLISCKPHDSAAYVLLANLYAASGNWQDRSKVRKLMDDRKVRKETGYSWIEVKKKTYAFMASDVSHPLSDQIYRKLGDLGIRLRDAGYQPDTNYVLHDIEEEQKESILSRHSERLAIAFGLISLPHGVPIRIIKNLRVCGDCHTVIKLISRIEAREIIVRDSNRFHHFSKGLCSCGDYW; from the coding sequence TTCGTATTACAACCATTTGCTGTTTGATTACTCGCGCGATGGCCTAAATCAAAAAGCGTTGGAAACATATGCGTTTATGAATCGTTCCGGTGTTTTGGCTGATGGGAGCAGCTTATCTTGCATTTTAAAGGCTTCTACGAGCTTGCAAGATTATGATTTTGGTAGGCAGTTACACTGCCACAGTGTTAAAAATGGGTTCTTTAAGGATGTCAGTGTCGGAACCTCTCTTGTTGATATGCATATCAAAAATGGAAATTTAGATGATGGGAAGAGAGTGTTTGATGAGATCAGGATGAAGAATGTAGTGACTTGGACTTCGTTGCTTACGGGCTATGCTATCAAAAGGATGACACGAAAGGTCGTACAAGTTTTCAGCTTGATGAAATCTGAGGGTGTCAAACCTAATCCTTTCACATTTGCCACTGTTCTTGGTGCTTTGGCAGATGAAGGTGCAGTAGGGGTTGGAGCTCAGTTGCACGGTATGACTGTCAAGAACGGGTTTGATTCGAGCCGAGAGGTGGGGAATGCTTTGGTTAGTCTGTATTCAAAGTCTGGAATGAGTAGAGAGGCTAGGTGTGTGTTTGACGGAACTGACTGTAGGGATGCAGTCTCTTGGAATGGGATGATTGCAGGTCTTATGATGAACGGGTTCGACTTGGATGCCTTCGGGCTGTTCTATAGAATGAGGGTTGCCGGTGTAGAATTCACCGAAACAACTTTTGCCACTGCTCTTAAGCTTTGTTCAAACCTTAAAGAATTAGGTTTTGCCCGGCAGATCCACTGCCAGGCCGTCAGGCGTGGGTTTGGTAGTTTCGACAATGTCAGAACAGCTCTCATGGCATGCTACACGAAAGGACGTGAGATGGATGATGCAATGAAGATGTTTACATTGATAGGTGCAGTTCAAAGTGTGGTGTCATGGACAGCGATTATTGGAGGATACATGAAAAATGGTCGAACATTAGAAGCAACTGATATGTTTCTCCAGATGCGAAGAGAAGCCGTGAGGCCTAATCACTACACTTATTCTACAATTCTTGCAGCCCTTCCAGCTAATTCTTTGTCTCAGGTGCATGCGGAGATCATCAAAACCAATTACTCAAACTCACCTTCAGTAGGAACAGCATTGCTTAACGCATATATTAAAATAAGCAAGACTGATGATGCAGGGAAAGTTTTTCGGCAAATAGAAGAGAAGGACATTGTTGCTTGGTCTGCAATGTTAGTTGCGTATGCTCAGCAAGACGATACTGAAGGAGCTGTAAGGTTTTATGGTCAGTTAGCCAAGGAAGGTGCCTGGCCAAATGAGTTCACTTTCTCTACTATAATAAATGCATGTGCGACACAGTCGGCAGCTACAGATCAAGGAAAGCAGTTTCATGCAAGCTCAATCAAATCTGGCTACAACAAGACTCTAATTGTAAGCAGTGCCCTTGTTACTATGTATGCCAAAAAAGGGGATATTGAGAGTGCCAATCAAGTCTTCAAGAGGCAGCAGGAAAGAGACTTAGTTTCCTGGAACTCGATGATCTCGGGGTATGCACAACATGGTTATGGGGAAAAAGCGCTCGGTGTGTTTAAGGAAATGCAAAAGAGGAACTTAGAGATGGATGACATCACATTTATCGGTGTAATTTCTGCCTGCACCCACACAGGATTGGTAAGTGAAGGTGAAGCATATTTTGATATGATGGTAAACAAACTTCACATTTCTCCCACCATGGAGATATATTCGTGCGTGGTTGATTTGTACAGCAGAGCTGGGATGTTAGACAAAGCTATGGCGCTTATTACTGGAATGCCGTTTCCTGCTGGTGCAACTGTTTGGCGCACTCTTTTGGCTGCATGCCGAGTTCATCGAAATATAGAGATGGGGAAATTTGCAGCTGAAAAACTCATTTCTTGTAAACCACATGACTCGGCTGCATATGTTTTATTAGCTAACTTATATGCTGCCTCAGGAAACTGGCAAGATAGGTCTAAAGTGAGAAAATTGATGGATGATAGGAAAGTTAGAAAAGAAACTGGTTATAGCTGGATTGAAGTGAAGAAAAAGACGTATGCTTTTATGGCTAGCGATGTTTCACATCCTCTATCTGATCAAATTTATAGGAAACTTGGAGATCTGGGCATTCGTTTGAGGGATGCAGGATATCAGCCAGATACGAATTACGTGCTTCACGATATTGAAGAGGAACAGAAAGAATCCATCCTTTCTCGGCACAGTGAGAGGCTGGCTATTGCGTTTGGATTGATTTCACTACCTCATGGCGTTCCGATACGGATCATAAAGAACCTCAGGGTCTGTGGTGACTGCCATACGGTGATTAAGCTAATTTCAAGAATAGAAGCCAGAGAAATTATTGTAAGGGATTCAAATAGATTCCACCACTTTAGCAAAGGCTTATGTTCTTGTGGGGATTACTGGTAG
- the LOC121743151 gene encoding protein SUPPRESSOR OF K(+) TRANSPORT GROWTH DEFECT 1-like isoform X1 yields the protein MYSNFKEQAIEYVRQAVAEDNAGNYAKAFPLYMNALEYFRTHLKYEKNPKIKEAITQKFTEYLRRAEEIRGVLDEGGSGPAANGDAAVATRPKSKPKGGKDGEGEDGDKEKLRAGLNSAIVREKPNVKWNDVAGLESAKQALQEAVILPVKFPQFFTGKRRPWRAFLLYGPPGTGKSYLAKAVATEADSTFFSVSSSDLVSKWMGESEKLVSNLFQMARESSPSIIFIDEIDSLCGQRGEGNESEASRRIKTELLVQMQGVGHNDDKVLVLAATNTPYALDQAIRRRFDKRIYIPLPDVKARQHMFKVHLGDTPHNLNDSDFESLARKTEGFSGSDIAVCDVLFEPVRKTQDAMFFVKTPSGAWVPCGPKQPGAIQITMQELAAKGLAAQTSYIKNRL from the exons ATGTATAGCAATTTCAAGGAGCAAGCGATCGAGTATGTCCGGCAGGCAGTCGCCGAGGACAACGCCGGAAACTATGCCAAGGCCTTCCCGCTGTATATGAACGCGCTGGAGTATTTCAGGACGCACCTCAAGTACGAGAAAAACCCTAAGATCAAGGAGGCCATCACACAGAAGTTCACCGAGTACTTGCGCCGGGCGGAGGAGATCCGCGGCGTGCTCGACGAGGGAGGATCGGGCCCCGCCGCGAATGGCGATGCGGCCGTGGCGACGCGGCCAAAGTCCAAGCCCAAGGGCGGGAAGGACGGTGAGGGGGAGGATGGCGATAAGGAGAAGCTTCGGGCGGGGCTGAACTCGGCTATTGTTAGGGAGAAGCCTAATGTTAAGTGGAATGATGTGGCTGGATTGGAGAGCGCGAAGCAGGCACTGCAGGAGGCTGTGATTCTCCCCGTGAAGTTCCCGCAGTTTTTTACTG GTAAGAGGCGCCCTTGGAGGGCTTTTCTTTTGTATGGTCCTCCTGGAACAGGAAAGTCATACTTGGCCAAGGCTGTTGCCACTGAAGCTGACTCCACATTTTTCAG TGTTTCTTCTTCAGACTTGGTTTCAAAATGGATGGGTGAAAGTGAAAAGCTAGTCTCTAATCTCTTCCAAATGGCACGTGAAAGTTCTCCCTCGATCATATTTATTGATGAAATAGATTCCCTCTGTGGACAGCGTGGAGAAGGAAATGAAAGTGAAGCATCTAGGCGAATCAAAACAGAATTGCTTGTGCAGATGCAG GGGGTGGGACACAATGATGACAAAGTTCTTGTTCTTGCTGCCACTAATACTCCTTATGCTCTTGATCAG GCTATAAGGCGGCGGTTTGACAAGCGTATTTATATCCCACTACCAGATGTGAAGGCACGTCAGCACATGTTCAAG GTGCATTTAGGAGATACTCCTCATAACTTGAACGATAGTGACTTTGAAAGCCTAGCTCGTAAGACAGAAGGTTTTTCTGGTTCTGATATTGCTGTTTGT GACGTCTTATTTGAGCCTGTACGAAAAACACAAGATGCAATGTTCTTCGTTAAGACACCTAGTGGTGCATGGGTGCCATGTGGACCTAAGCAACCAGGAGCCATCCAGATAACCATGCAGGAGCTTGCTGCAAAAGGACTTGCTGCACAG ACCTCCTATATCAAAAACAGACTTTGA
- the LOC121743151 gene encoding protein SUPPRESSOR OF K(+) TRANSPORT GROWTH DEFECT 1-like isoform X2 — translation MYSNFKEQAIEYVRQAVAEDNAGNYAKAFPLYMNALEYFRTHLKYEKNPKIKEAITQKFTEYLRRAEEIRGVLDEGGSGPAANGDAAVATRPKSKPKGGKDGEGEDGDKEKLRAGLNSAIVREKPNVKWNDVAGLESAKQALQEAVILPVKFPQFFTGKRRPWRAFLLYGPPGTGKSYLAKAVATEADSTFFSVSSSDLVSKWMGESEKLVSNLFQMARESSPSIIFIDEIDSLCGQRGEGNESEASRRIKTELLVQMQGVGHNDDKVLVLAATNTPYALDQAIRRRFDKRIYIPLPDVKARQHMFKVHLGDTPHNLNDSDFESLARKTEGFSGSDIAVCNGMNDFNWLRTSYLSLYEKHKMQCSSLRHLVVHGCHVDLSNQEPSR, via the exons ATGTATAGCAATTTCAAGGAGCAAGCGATCGAGTATGTCCGGCAGGCAGTCGCCGAGGACAACGCCGGAAACTATGCCAAGGCCTTCCCGCTGTATATGAACGCGCTGGAGTATTTCAGGACGCACCTCAAGTACGAGAAAAACCCTAAGATCAAGGAGGCCATCACACAGAAGTTCACCGAGTACTTGCGCCGGGCGGAGGAGATCCGCGGCGTGCTCGACGAGGGAGGATCGGGCCCCGCCGCGAATGGCGATGCGGCCGTGGCGACGCGGCCAAAGTCCAAGCCCAAGGGCGGGAAGGACGGTGAGGGGGAGGATGGCGATAAGGAGAAGCTTCGGGCGGGGCTGAACTCGGCTATTGTTAGGGAGAAGCCTAATGTTAAGTGGAATGATGTGGCTGGATTGGAGAGCGCGAAGCAGGCACTGCAGGAGGCTGTGATTCTCCCCGTGAAGTTCCCGCAGTTTTTTACTG GTAAGAGGCGCCCTTGGAGGGCTTTTCTTTTGTATGGTCCTCCTGGAACAGGAAAGTCATACTTGGCCAAGGCTGTTGCCACTGAAGCTGACTCCACATTTTTCAG TGTTTCTTCTTCAGACTTGGTTTCAAAATGGATGGGTGAAAGTGAAAAGCTAGTCTCTAATCTCTTCCAAATGGCACGTGAAAGTTCTCCCTCGATCATATTTATTGATGAAATAGATTCCCTCTGTGGACAGCGTGGAGAAGGAAATGAAAGTGAAGCATCTAGGCGAATCAAAACAGAATTGCTTGTGCAGATGCAG GGGGTGGGACACAATGATGACAAAGTTCTTGTTCTTGCTGCCACTAATACTCCTTATGCTCTTGATCAG GCTATAAGGCGGCGGTTTGACAAGCGTATTTATATCCCACTACCAGATGTGAAGGCACGTCAGCACATGTTCAAG GTGCATTTAGGAGATACTCCTCATAACTTGAACGATAGTGACTTTGAAAGCCTAGCTCGTAAGACAGAAGGTTTTTCTGGTTCTGATATTGCTGTTTGT AATGGTATGAATGACTTTAATTGGTTAAGGACGTCTTATTTGAGCCTGTACGAAAAACACAAGATGCAATGTTCTTCGTTAAGACACCTAGTGGTGCATGGGTGCCATGTGGACCTAAGCAACCAGGAGCCATCCAGATAA
- the LOC121743177 gene encoding protein-lysine N-methyltransferase EFM3-like, producing the protein MDNGEENDIICLDESFFVNDNYQIARFTFGSQILELYCLQSASADFDLTGQMVWPGAELSNNYLSKNSDILRGCSVIELGSGVGITGILCSRFCREVVMTNHNDEVLKVITRNIELDDSSKNSTCFTKLKSAKLEWGNSEQLDDILQRHPEGFDLVLGADICFQPASVPLLFHTVKRLLNVGLKKKCRLVVLSEVCGF; encoded by the coding sequence ATGGACAATGGAGAAGAGAACGATATCATTTGCTTGGATGAATCTTTCTTCGTCAACGACAACTACCAAATCGCAAGGTTTACATTTGGGTCACAAATTCTTGAACTCTACTGCCTCCAGTCCGCCTCCGCTGATTTTGATTTGACAGGGCAGATGGTATGGCCTGGAGCAGAGCTCTCGAATAATTATCTCTCGAAGAATTCTGACATTCTGCGAGGGTGTTCTGTTATCGAGCTTGGCTCTGGTGTTGGCATTACGGGGATACTCTGTAGCAGATTTTGTAGGGAGGTAGTTATGACTAACCATAATGATGAGGTTCTTAAGGTCATAACAAGGAATATTGAGTTAGACGACTCTTCCAAGAATTCAACTTGTTTTACCAAATTGAAATCTGCAAAGCTAGAATGGGGAAATTCTGAGCAACTTGATGACATATTGCAGAGGCATCCAGAAGGATTTGATCTTGTTCTTGGAGCTGATATTTGCTTTCAGCCAGCCAGTGTTCCTCTCCTCTTTCATACTGTGAAAAGGCTCCTCAATGTCGGCCTCAAAAAGAAGTGTCGGTTGGTGGTGTTATCCGAAGTGTGTGGATTTTGA